From the genome of Methanoregula boonei 6A8:
ATCAGATTACAATGCCACAGAACTGCTCAAGTTCGCAAACCAGGAATCCGTTGGCCTTTTAAAGGCGCACTCTCCTGAGGAACTTGTGGCGTACATCAAGTGGGCGTCAGTAAGCGCGTCGGTTGCCTCGTCCCGGGGCCGGAGCAGGGGCGCTCCCGCTGAGGAGGATACCTCCAACGTTGCCCTCGAGTCCCCGCCGCCGATGATCACATCCAACACCGACCTGTTCTAATTCCCCTATGCCGTCTCCTGAAGAATTCTCCTGCACCTGCGAGACCGGCCTTGGCTGGGCATTCGGGTGCAGCCGGACAGGGGCTGCCCACCTGCGGGCCGGGCGGCCCTGCGAGGATGCATATGCCCTCTGGAGCGGTGCTGCCGGGGCAACGCCCTGCATTGCTTTTGCTGTTGCTGACGGACACGGAGACCCCCGCCACGACCGGAGCAGGACCGGTTCTGCTCTTGCCGTGGAAGCGGCCACGGCAGAACTGGTAACATTCCACCGTTCGTATGCTGACGGGAACATTCCCCGCCAGCAGTTCCGTGCGGCTTTCAAGGCAGATTTTCCCCGGCTTGCCACCCGGCGCTGGCGGGAACTGGTGAGCCTTGACGGACAGCGACGGGACCCTGCCGTCAGTCCGGCAGATGCAGGTTTTACCCGGTACGGGACAACGCTGATGGCAGGGCTGGTGGTCGATGACAGCATTCTCCTTGCCCAGATCGGCGACGGGGACATGATGCTTGTCCGGCCAGGGGGGGAGATCGAGTTCCCCCTCCCGCATGACCCGCTCCTTGCGGGTAACGAGACACGATCGCTCTCTTCTGCCGATGCCCACCTGCTCTGGCGAACGGCAATTCTTGACCGGAGTAAAGGGGGCGTCCTCCTTGCTGCAACTGACGGGATATCGGATTCCTTTGCCGGT
Proteins encoded in this window:
- a CDS encoding PP2C family serine/threonine-protein phosphatase, with translation MPSPEEFSCTCETGLGWAFGCSRTGAAHLRAGRPCEDAYALWSGAAGATPCIAFAVADGHGDPRHDRSRTGSALAVEAATAELVTFHRSYADGNIPRQQFRAAFKADFPRLATRRWRELVSLDGQRRDPAVSPADAGFTRYGTTLMAGLVVDDSILLAQIGDGDMMLVRPGGEIEFPLPHDPLLAGNETRSLSSADAHLLWRTAILDRSKGGVLLAATDGISDSFAGAESEEFAVFIRSLADRIHTYGNEAVAHAMGGWLDRFSQIASGDDMTLVWACVRPREVPQVAETNRDDFFSSGEEW